A genomic window from Macaca mulatta isolate MMU2019108-1 chromosome 19, T2T-MMU8v2.0, whole genome shotgun sequence includes:
- the ZNF404 gene encoding LOW QUALITY PROTEIN: zinc finger protein 404 (The sequence of the model RefSeq protein was modified relative to this genomic sequence to represent the inferred CDS: inserted 3 bases in 2 codons; substituted 4 bases at 4 genomic stop codons): MAQHLFFHFLPDLDFTTESDKLSSEKRNYEVNAYHQETLKRKKTFNLMRFIFRNDPRYTIEFGRQXGPKVGCFSQVIFRKHKSLPLHQRNNTKEKSYACKEYKKGFRKXSHLTEHLRDHTGVRPYECNECGKAFVVSQHFIRHXKIHTDLKPYECNGCEKAFRFYSQLIQHQIIHAGMKPYECRQCGKSFRLYSHLXEHQKIHIGWKPFECKECGETFRLYRHMCLHQKIHHGVKPYKCKECGRGFGHHSGLYQHKKIHSGEKPYKCEQCEKAFVRSYLLVEHQRNHTGEKPHECMECGKAFSRGSSLLKHKRIHSSEKLYDCKDCGKAFCRGSQLTQHQRIHTGEKPYECKECGKTFKLHSYLIQHQIIHTDLKPYECKQCGKAFSHVRDLKTHQSIHAGEKPYECKECGKTFRLNSQLIYHQTIHTGLKPYICKECKKAFRSISDLSQHXRIHTGXKPYECKECGKAFNRSDRLTQHQRIHTGVKPHKCKESGKAFSHCYQLSQHQRFHRGERFLM; this comes from the exons ATGGCCCAG catttgttttttcattttcttccagacCTTGATTTCACAACTGAAAGTGACAAGTTGtcttcagaaaaaagaaattatgaggTAAATGCATACCATCAGGAGacactgaaaagaaagaaaaccttcaaCCTTATGAggtttattttcagaaatgaCCCACGGTACACAATTGAATTTGGGAGACAATAGGGACCTAAAGTGGGATGTTTTAGTCAAGTGATATTCAGAAAACATAAATCCCTTCCCCTACATCAGAGAAATAACACAAAAGAGAAATCATATGCGTGTAAGGAATATAAGAAGGGCTTTAGAAAATAGTCACACCTTACTGAACACCTGAGAGACCATACTGGTGTgagaccctatgaatgtaatgaatgtggaaaaGCATTTGTAGTTTCCCAGCATTTTATTAGACATTGAAAAATCCACACTGATTTGAAACCCTATGAATGCAATGGATGTGAGAAGGCCTTTAGGTTTTATTCACAGCTTATTCAGCATCAGATAATTCATGCTGGTatgaaaccctatgaatgtaggCAATGTGGGAAGTCTTTTAGACTTTATTCTCACT TAGAACATCAGAAAATTCATATTGGCTGGAAACCCtttgaatgtaaggaatgtggggaAACGTTTAGATTATATCGACATATGTGTCTGCATCAGAAAATTCATCATGGTGtgaaaccctataaatgtaaagaatgtggaagGGGTTTTGGTCATCATTCAGGTCTTTAccaacataagaaaattcattctGGTGAGAAACCATATAAATGTGAACAATGTGAAAAGGCCTTTGTTCGCAGCTATCTACTTGTTGAACATCAAAGAAatcatactggtgagaaacctCATGAATGCATGGAATGTGGAAAGGCTTTTAGTAGGGGCTCAAGCCTTCttaaacataagagaattcatagtAGTGAGAAACTCTATGATTGTAAGGATTGTGGAAAGGCCTTTTGTAGAGGCTCTCAACTTACAcagcatcagagaattcatactggtgagaagccatatgaatgtaaagaatgtgggaagACTTTTAAGCTTCATTCATATCTTATTCAACATCAGATAATTCATACTGATTTGAAGCCATATGAATGTAAGCaatgtgggaaggccttcagTCATGTTAGAGACCTTAAGACACATCAGTCAATTCATGCTggggagaaaccctatgaatgtaaggaatgtggaaaaACTTTTAGACTTAATTCTCAACTAATTTATCATCAGACAATTCATACTGGTTTGAAACCCTATATATGCAAAGAATGTAAGAAGGCCTTTCGTTCTATCTCAGATCTTTCTCAACA AAGAATTCATACTGGttaaaaaccctatgaatgtaaagaatgtggtaAGGCATTTAATCGTAGTGATCGACTTACtcaacatcagagaattcatactggtgtGAAACCACACAAATGCAAAGAATCTGGTAAGGCCTTTAGTCATTGCTATCAACTTAGTCAACATCAAAGATTTCACCGTGGTGAGAGATTCTTAATGTAA